TTTTACGTACCCGTTTGTGATTCGGGCTTGTACCGAGTTGTCTGAGCATGTTAGAGGGAAATGTGTTCATGGGTTGTTGTTTAAAGTCGGGCTCGAGTTGGATATGTTCATCGGTACGAGTTTGATTGAGTTCTACGGTGGTTTTGGTGATGCGAATGCTGCGCGCCGTGTGTTTGATGAATTGCCGGTGAAAGATAAGGTTGCTTGGACTGTTTTGTTGTCTTCGTGTGTCGATAAATGCAGTGACTTGGAGGCTGCGCgtaaagtgtttgatgaaatgcctggTAAAGATCTTGTGGTTTGGAATATTATGATATTTCAGTATGTTAAAGCCGGTGATGTTCAAAATGCGTACGAGCTTTTCACGTTAGCTCCTGTTAAGGATTTGTTGATGTACAATACGGTTTTAGGTGGATATGCTAGACATGGTGAAGTAGACATGATGATTAACTTTTTTCATGATATGCCCGCGAAAGATTTGGTATCTTGGAACACTGTCATCGGTGGGCTAGTTCGGGACAACCGAATCAAAGAAGCTATGAACTGTTTCCAACAAATGTTGAGTGAAAACATAAGCCCGAATGAGATAACGTTGGTAAGTCTTTTGTCTGCGTGTGCTCAAGTTGGTGCTTTAGATACAGGGAGATGGTTGCATTCGTATATTGATAGGAACAATCGTGGGTTAAACGTTGTGGTTGCGACGGGTTTGGTGGATATGTATTCGAAATGTGGAGACTTGGAAAGTGCTGATTATGTGTTTAATAAGTTGCAAAACCCTGATGTTGTTGCTTGGAATGCTATGATTATGGGATTCTCGATGAACGGTCAAAGTAAGAAGACTTTAAAGTTGTTCACGCGTATGAAATCGGGATCCGTCATGCCAAATGAAGTCACCATTCTTGGTGTTCTATGTGCATGTGTTCATGCGGGATTTGTGAACGAGGGTCGGGAACTGTTTAATAGTATGGTTAAAGATCTTGGTTTGGCACCTAAAGTCGAGCATTACGGCTGTATGGTTGATCTTCTCGGGCGGGCGGGTTTACTTGACGAAGCGTATGAGTTAATTCAAAGTATGCCGATGGAGCCACACACAGGGGTCTGGGGTGCACTTCTCGGTGCATGCAAGCTTCACAAGAACGTCGAGTTAGCCGAAACAGCTATCGAACACTTGAATGAGCTTGAGCATGAAGATGGGGGTTATCTTACTATGATGTCCAACATATATGCAAATGCAGGAAGGTGGGATGACGTGGCGAGAACACGACAATTGATGAGAACAAAAGGGGTTGATAAGTTGCGTGGGTGTAGTTCGATCGAGGTTAATGGCGAGATCCATGAGTTTGGAGCCGAGGACAAGGTTCATCCAAGATTGAAGGAGATTCATGAGATGATCGATGAGATTTTGAGTCGTTTAAGGTTAGCGGGACATGTTGCAAGCCGAAACGAGGTGTTTTTTGACGTTGAAGATGAAGAGAAAGATAAGGCGTTGTTGTATCATAGCGAGAAGATGGCGGTTGCTTTTGGTCTTATCGCTACTACTAAAGGAACCGTTATACGAGTAGTGAAGAATCTAAGGATTTGTGGCGATTGTCATGCTGTGATGAAGCTAGTTTCCGAGACTTTTGAAAGGGAAATTGTGATTAGAGACAGGAGCCGGTTTCATCATTTCAAGAACGGTCGTTGTTCGTGTGGAGATTACTGGTGAATTTTAGCACCAAAACCGGATACATAACCGACCCGGTTGAGTGATTTTGAACCGTCTGGTTACTGATTGAACTGGACCGGTTGTGATTCTACCGGATTTCATAATCTTCATATTTTACTAATTGTACATCTAAATCAAGACGTAAAACAGTTTCATATTTGGTGTATGGCTTGAATTTTCAAATTATTTATGAAATCATCCGGTTTTTTAATCAAATATGGAAATCCGATTAGTCGACCGGTGACCATTTCGATGAACGGTCAGGTTACGAAAACATTGCATTAAGACAAAATGATAAAGAAAACAAAGTCCGGCTTATAATTATCAAAAAAGGTGGTTAGTTTAAAAGGTTTAATCCACCAACTAATGCACAATTATGAAAAGGTCAAATGTTAAAAGTTCAATACTTGAAAtaccaaaacttcagatttttgCTTTGCACCTCATGTGACTGAACTAGAATACATTAAAAGTGTGCCAAGCTGTAAACAAGAGTCCAAGCCagctgaaaaaaaaaacacaaaagttGTAAGAAGTCggttatttttataaaatacgCGCTGGCAAATAATGGAATAAATTGATGTACCAAAAAGAGCGTGACGGAAGCAAAAAGACCCTCTTGAAGAAGAGGTCCATGACCACCGAATTCTTCTTCATCAACCTTGAGTATGATTGCGTAATAACCATAGATGATGCCAGAAGAAATAACCAGAAATCTGAAACCGAATTAAACAGTCGATGAGATGAATAAAACACGATGCAAAACGAGTTAACTTACGCAACACGGAAACAGTTAACTTACGTGACAAGCCAGATACCCCCGACCAAAGGAATTGCACCCCACAGTAAGCCGCATACAAGGGCCACTATTTGCCTGATCCAGTGAAGTACATCTCCTAATTGGTCCTGCagtcaaacaaacaaacaagatGCTCGTTAACTCAATCTATCATCATATTGGAATAACAAATAACCAGCCTTGTGACATcactaggggtgtgcaaaaaaccgaattaaccgaaccataaccgaattaaccgacaaaaccgaaccgaaaaaaccaaaccaaataaaaaaccagtgggtcggttaatggtttttttgaaaaccgaatgtagcgggtcggttatggttatcatttttttcatacccaccataaccgaaccgaaccgacatgtaataaatctttgtagaatttaggacttttcaccatatttttaatatctaatgtttttgactgaagatttttagtacttattggtttttcatatcattttgtggttttggttaaatgtttatttgaatttatggaatatatcatatcactttatttgaatttcagggtattaatattatagattatatatatttttttaatactatgtaatctactaatatatacaaatatgcaataacaatttattccatgttaaaaaaaattaagctacttttagctaagctaaatacacggttaaccacccataaccgacccgttataaccatcaaaaccgaataaccataaccaccataaccgatcggttatggttatggttatccaataaccgacatcgcggttatgattatggtttttggtcaaaaccgacccaaaccgacccatgcacacccctagacATCACATAAGCTGATAATCCACTTTTATGTTACAGTGATTTCTCTTGGGAATTTATATAGGTAGGGTCAACAGACGAGAGCTTTGTTGGCGTATGAGATTGAGatacaacatcatcatcatcatcatcatactcagtaaatctcatcaatagcaaagctaaggtagggtctgaggagggtaagatgtagacagccttacctctaccccgtaggaatagcgaggttgcttccagtgagaccccgggctcgatagtagttttgcatcaaaccttggacataaggcacataacactcggcaattaagacaaaggccaattagtgcatgtactcccttgtctttcggctatcaacgccaccacatgatgcatgattaaccatccccctcttttaacattattttcacgaaattagtaaaataacgttaaaattagtgcattTCCATTTTTGCCCCCctagcgcccacacatatatacagtATATGCGCATCCCGCAAGCGGGGCGTTCACTTTGAGTAGAGTATACATGCAAAATTATTCAACAATGCAATGCAAACAGAAGATCTTGCAAAAATATCTCCAAAAGCCAAGACAGAAGGGTCCTATGGATATGTTCTTCACTCCTAACAAAAAAGGAGGCCTACAGTAAACCACTAATGAAATAGACCTAAGGGGAAATACTTGTAGGGAGATGGCTAGGTGGTCTACTTTTCAATGCAACTGGTTAAGCGGTTGGACAACTTGGGATGGAATATAGGCCCACCCAGCATGCATGAACTAAGAGTTAAGAAGGAGGTGCAGGACACCCAAACTAAGATGAACGAGCTCAAGAAAGAATGGTTGTTTCATTTTATTCGATGGATGGTGTGATGTCGCTGCTAAAAAAGGATACTATAACTTTTTGGTTATTCTCCAAATAGCTTCGTGTTTGTTAAGTCATTCGATGTGTCCGAATTAAAAAGAACGGCAACACATTGCATAAAATGCTTGATGAAATGGTGAGGAAGTAGAACAGAGAGTGTACTGCAAATGGTAACAGATAATGCATTTACCTTCAGGTGGGTAAGCGTGATAGTACTTGGTAATTATCAATTagtatacttgtatattttttatgttttagaTCTTCCCTTTTCTTTTATATCTTGTTTTTACCGGACATCTTTACAGAGACATGTTAGAAGCTAAAATACGACATCTATATGCAAAACACCATGTTGATCTTATGTTGGGAGATATTGAACAAGATAAGAAGGTTCACAAAATCATAGAAATTCGGTTAGACTAGAAGTGACTCAGTTTGCAATTCTACgaagttaatgcggtaaaatatcggatatcggtcaaggaccaatatttgaaatataggttatctcggtgagatatcggtgggacatcggtaattttaatataatgcagaatttatatatatagcaatttaacaccaataattcagtgatatatcggtcaatatcgccgataatatcggtaccgatattttgaccaatctttgacaccgatatttactaagggaccgatataaccgatatatcaccgatattaactgcataaaCTTTGCATAATCATTCATCACAGTTCCACAAATGTACAAGCAAAAGAATAACTTGTGTAAGATGTTCACCTCTCCTAATTGGAATACTAGCAAGTAGCAACTTAGTGGAGGAATCAGTAGGGAAGAAAGTATCATTCATTATTCTCCACTCCATGTCGTATTTTAGACAAATATTATAAATGTGGTGAAGTTGACAAACCACTTGTGACTTGTAAAAGTCCTTAGAATGGTTGATACTTGATAGAGATAAAAGGCCGTCCATGCGATATATCTTCGAATCTAAGGGTATGGCTAACTATAACATCGAGGCTAGTTTCTTACATATAGAGGAGCAAATGAGCAATATAAAAAAGCATTTGAGTATCAACTTCAAAGACCTTTGCATGAAACTCTACAAGTTTGAAATGTTTATTGACAATCAAGAATTAAGAGGTTATGACCAAGTTAATTTCTTGCATTCACAGATTAAGTATTTCATTAAAATGCCAAAacaacaaattacaaacaaatagCAAGTAAAAGGGCAACACCTAGATTACATTGATAGGTCATTCTGGCAAGCAGCAGTGCCATggctaaaagacaaaaaaaaaaaaaaaaaaaaaaaaaatctaacataTCGTTAACTATACAAGATTACATGTTAAAAACACAACACTTATTACGTTGGTAAGGGATTGGTGGGCTTCTGCTCTAGATTTGTGAAACTATGCAATTGAGACTTTGAGCTCTTAGTCTCACATGTAATGCTAGTGCTATGGGTTGACCGACTAATATTTAAGAACCCTACAAAGTAAAAACCTGAAATCCTTTAAACTGCAGTACTGGTATAAATGCTTTACTAAGTCGAATTAAGACTACCACTTTCATGGTAATTCAGGGTCTAATAAATCTAACCAAACAATCAACTAAACTTTTTCcaagttttcatacaataatctTTCACGACTGTAGAACACCTAGAGAGTAGAGACACTTGAGCATTTAAGTTTATCAGCTAGCATGTTTTCCAAATGGTGATCTCAACTGAGAAATCTATTGTAACTCACTCACATCAGTTCGCTAAGAACATTAAAATCTTAAACTACCACAGTGACTATTAAGTTTACTATGCAGATATTGGATCGATAATTCGGTACCTAACCATCACCTATCTGTTACTCCtaacaaaatcaaaatcaaaggtAATTACCAGTTACTAAAGCTGAAATCTTATTTAAACAACTATGAATCCTTGATACAGAGTGAATCTTTCATCAAATAAGTCTGTTTCACTTAGGCTGCTCAATTTCACATAAGAATTCACCGAGAATTTACTTCATTTTCAGATATTCCTATCTAACTTGTTCACTTTGACCAGATTATACATGCAACTTCATTCAACAACGCAACAGTAACAAAAGATCTAACCAGAACAGATACCTAACAGAAACctgaattataaaaaaaaaaaaaaaaagcagacCTCGTCCCAAGAAGCTTCCAGATCAAGCAATCTAGCGAATGTTGGAGGAAGTCCTTAAACTTGTTCCTACGTCTGAACGAACTCCTATCATGGACCATGTCCACAAAAAAAAGGTGCATCTCTAGCAAATTTTGCCTAATCTGCTCATCGCAAGTCAATATGGACTGACTTGCCTCTACAACTCCTCCCCTCCACATTGAAGGATTCCACCGCTCTAACCGGTGACGTCGCCTCCCTCCTTTATCTTATCTGATATACTAGTCATTCCTAACATTTCGATAAACAACTAAGACAGGAGGGTATGGGGCTCGTCCCCCGGCCTGTCGCCGTGCCTCTTCCGTGAAGATCGTCCGCCCACAGCCGATCTCGCCGGGCCTCCATTTCTCTCCGCACGCACGCACGCACGCACGcacgcacgcacacacacacacatacatacataggggatggttcaaatgaaaaccacttttattgtgaaaactcgaaaactaactaaaaaagcctaaaaaacctaaaaaacatacaaaaaatttttttttttttttacaattttttttagaaaaatcgctactttttatatatggaaaaaaaatttcaaaaaaaaaaaaaaaaaaaatttttttggttgtactgcacatgtgcactaatacggaaagcctaaaccacttaacccaccccccaccgacaccccccaaaaacctaaacccccccccccccccccaaacctaaattcaccctcccaccaaaagcctaacccccccccccccccaccctcccgaaaacctaaaactaaaccctaaacataaacccgaaaaaaacctaaccccccacccccaccccccaaaaacctaaaccccccccccccccctcccccccacacccaaaaacctaatcctaatcctaaacctccaaaaaaactaaccctaaaagctaaactagaatcaaaaaactaattttaagcatgtaatgtacattgtagtacatgttatattgcacatgtgcactactataataatagtattgaaaacaagacgacaccataaatctttttttatgtcataaaaaatatgctcgaatatacttgaatgaaagataagaaaatttgtgatcttatggtgccatttttgttttaaaatgataacgtatggagaaatgagaaatgtttgaaaagttatatattttttgttccaattttacccctccttcgttaaaagtcttccctccctcctttttagtgggttttagttagttttctagttttcacaataaccagtggttttcatttgaaccttcccctatatatatatatataggggttcaTCCCCACCCCCAGGTCCATCCCCTCCAAACCGAGCTTACATGGCGGTGACGTGAcggcccatccccttggggatgaggctctccatacccactagtctaatGGATCCTTAAATTGGTACCTAACTTTCACTTATTTGTTACTCCtaacaaaatcaaaatcaaaatcaaaggtAATTACTAATCACTGAACCTAACAAAATCAAAATTAGTAGCTCAATTTGAGATATTTCCTCAATTTCACACAACAATTCACCTCAATTTAACATATTCCGGAGTATACATACAAAATCATTCAAGAATGCAACGTAAACAAAAGATCTAAAGAAAATAAGGATACCTTATCCCAAGAAGCTTCTGGATCAAGCAATTTGGCGAACGTTGACGGAGATAAGTGGCCGTTCTGATCTTGTTTATGTTGAGGATTCAACTTTGCAGATTTCTTGTCCTTCATACTTGCTAAATCGATACGATTATCGACAGTGAACAAGATGAATGATTGAAGATGGTGAGAGCAAATTAGGGTTTAGATGGAAGAAGAAGGAGAAAGCAGTTGAGGCAGAGTGTTGGTTGTTGGTGATATCGAAGATggatgatttatttatttattgttaattTAAAAGTAATCTAATATGTGATCCAGATTCTAGAGGGATTAAAGTAAGGCTGTGGGTTGTGTACGGATTTGGGTTGGGGGTGTTACACGACACTTGGCGAGGGTGCCAACCAACTACAGTCTGTTATGTTACCCCAGACAGAATCTTCACGCTAAACGGGCAACGTTGACCAAAACACCAAACCGGAATGGAGCACCCGACATTAAAAGGTCAAAACACCCCAAAACCCACCCCACGCCCACACCCACCGGTCTAATAAAGGGACTGGAATTGACTCGATCCAGTAGGATGATATATTTGAAAATGTTGATGGATCATATATCAACTCGGGAACTATCGGGACTTGGACTAGTGATATAAAGTGTTTATCTTCGTTAAAATTGGTGTCGGTTTTAGAAGGTGAGAAATAAGTGGATTGTAGAAGTAGGTTTTAGTGGAGTGTGTTTGTCGTTAAAAATAAGAGATGTTTGGTTTGGGAGCTTTTGCTTAGGGAGTGGTTGCCTAGTTGGGGTCCGACTTTAGATATAGAAAGTGTCTGTTTCataaatttttaataaaaataaagcgtattattatatatattattatatatattaaatatgatcATGTTAACTACAATGAAATTTTAAAGTTTTTCTTTTTCACCACAACTTTAATGGGTTTTGAGAATTAGCAATAGTAAGTTGACATTTAAACAAAAGTAATTAGTTGTGATATTATATATATCTATGGTTTCCATTAAGTGTAACCAACTTTGAAATCAATAATGACCACTGGATTTggctgagattaaatctcagccaCATAAACTCTCAAAATTAACCGTTATGATGACGGTTCTCGACAGTTACTTGCAGTTTTAGCAGGTTACCAAATAACTCTCCACTCTCCCTTCTTTGTCCGTATTTCAGGGTTATTAATCCTGCAGTTTAAGTAGGTTATAAATGGTTTCTTGCTTCCATCCCACGTCCTACCCCTCTCCTCTAAATTAGGTGCTCCATGTATTTTTGCCACATTATCTACCTGCTCAcagtttttttaaaataataaaccACCTCTGATAAATGTGGATTAGAGGGTTTAACCAACTCAATTCCTAAAAAAAAAGGATAGTGGTTCCTGCAGTTTATTTTGCTTTTATACAACGAGTAGCAACACTGAATcatttatcattttttttttctgaaaactaCAACCATTAATCAATCACCTCCAAAGCCATCAATTATGAACAAAGAACAGCCCGTCGGAAACTGTGACATGCAAATGAAGCATGTTAAAATAGTTATTTTATTTGACCTTaatttattttttgtaattaCTAAATTTATGCGAAGTGCAGAAGCTTCAAAATGATGCTGAAATAATCAATGACGACCAATTCAGATTTGACAAGGTACTTTCTAATCCATATTAATATGCAATTAATTGCTTTGTGTAGCTACCGTTGTGGTCGAAAATGCACAAA
This genomic stretch from Helianthus annuus cultivar XRQ/B chromosome 8, HanXRQr2.0-SUNRISE, whole genome shotgun sequence harbors:
- the LOC110873863 gene encoding pentatricopeptide repeat-containing protein At1g08070, chloroplastic; translated protein: MGFFKTMTEPQTQQKQLALSLLKTPQSIKCPKHLRSIHVILLRTALHRSSYAVGNFITSCANLGLMNYAHQMFDQMPEPNSFVWNTLIRGFQQNHEPRKVMDFYDRMWSERVGPDCFTYPFVIRACTELSEHVRGKCVHGLLFKVGLELDMFIGTSLIEFYGGFGDANAARRVFDELPVKDKVAWTVLLSSCVDKCSDLEAARKVFDEMPGKDLVVWNIMIFQYVKAGDVQNAYELFTLAPVKDLLMYNTVLGGYARHGEVDMMINFFHDMPAKDLVSWNTVIGGLVRDNRIKEAMNCFQQMLSENISPNEITLVSLLSACAQVGALDTGRWLHSYIDRNNRGLNVVVATGLVDMYSKCGDLESADYVFNKLQNPDVVAWNAMIMGFSMNGQSKKTLKLFTRMKSGSVMPNEVTILGVLCACVHAGFVNEGRELFNSMVKDLGLAPKVEHYGCMVDLLGRAGLLDEAYELIQSMPMEPHTGVWGALLGACKLHKNVELAETAIEHLNELEHEDGGYLTMMSNIYANAGRWDDVARTRQLMRTKGVDKLRGCSSIEVNGEIHEFGAEDKVHPRLKEIHEMIDEILSRLRLAGHVASRNEVFFDVEDEEKDKALLYHSEKMAVAFGLIATTKGTVIRVVKNLRICGDCHAVMKLVSETFEREIVIRDRSRFHHFKNGRCSCGDYW
- the LOC110873864 gene encoding respirasome Complex Assembly Factor 1, translated to MKDKKSAKLNPQHKQDQNGHLSPSTFAKLLDPEASWDKDQLGDVLHWIRQIVALVCGLLWGAIPLVGGIWLVTFLVISSGIIYGYYAIILKVDEEEFGGHGPLLQEGLFASVTLFLLAWTLVYSLAHF